The following are encoded in a window of Paraburkholderia hospita genomic DNA:
- a CDS encoding PRC-barrel domain-containing protein — translation MKAKWAAVLIAASTFGLMAGQASAQVAGSQTIGVSVEQESIIVNGWSAKKSLLGKPIYNEQGQKVGVLHDIIIAPDNAASFAIVAAHQFLGVSQHDVAVPFSQIDFTGGKLVWAGATKDAVKAIPAFQYTKVRATPIARKEYSEHH, via the coding sequence ATGAAGGCAAAGTGGGCAGCGGTTCTGATCGCGGCATCGACGTTCGGCTTGATGGCAGGCCAGGCAAGCGCGCAAGTGGCAGGCTCGCAGACCATTGGCGTGAGCGTCGAGCAGGAATCGATCATCGTCAACGGCTGGAGCGCGAAGAAGAGCCTGCTTGGCAAGCCGATCTACAACGAGCAGGGCCAGAAGGTCGGCGTGCTGCACGACATCATCATTGCGCCGGACAACGCTGCTTCGTTCGCGATCGTCGCCGCGCATCAGTTCCTCGGTGTGTCGCAGCATGACGTCGCCGTGCCGTTCTCGCAGATCGACTTTACGGGCGGCAAGCTGGTGTGGGCAGGCGCGACCAAGGACGCTGTGAAGGCCATTCCGGCGTTCCAGTACACGAAGGTTCGCGCAACGCCGATCGCTCGCAAGGAATACAGCGAGCATCACTAA